From Bradyrhizobium sp. NDS-1, the proteins below share one genomic window:
- the fdhF gene encoding formate dehydrogenase subunit alpha, which produces MSLIEEIDYGTPASKSKTMVTLTIDGNEVTVPEGTSIMRAAMDAGHQIPKLCATDMVDAYGSCRLCLVEVEGRAGTPASCTTPVMSGLVVHTQTERLKKLRKGVMELYISDHPLDCLTCGANGDCELQDMAGAVGLRDVRYGYEGENHVFAKTPGKSDGRANDHWMPKDESNPYFTYDPSKCIVCSRCVRACEEVQGTFALTISGRGFDSRVSPGMSESFLGSECVSCGACVQACPTATLTEKSVIEIGQPEHSVVTTCAYCGVGCAFKAEMRGEEVVRMVPYKDGKANRGHSCVKGRFAWGYTNHKERILNPMIRDRIEDPWREVSWDEAFSFAATRMRGIQKTYGRDAIGGITSSRCTNEETYLVQKLIRAGFGNNNVDTCARVCHSPTGYGLSTTFGTSAGTQDFDSVEDTDVVVIIGANPASAHPVFASRLKKRLRQGAKLIVIDPRRTEMVESPHVKALHLPLMPGTNVAVMTALAHVIVTEGLVNETFVRERCDWSEFEEWAAFVAQPKNSPEATAILTGVNPKDLREAARTYATGGNGAIYYGLGVTEHSQGSTTVIAIANLAMVTGNIGRPGVGVNPLRGQNNVQGSCDMGSFPHELPGYRHISGDAVRDQFEALWNVKLNPEPGLRIPNMFDAAVEGTFMGIYVQGEDILQSDPNTSHVVAALSAMECVIVHDLFLNETANYAHVFLPGSSFLEKDGTFTNAERRIQRVRKVMTPKNGMADWEVTIGLAKAIGFEMNYSHPSEIMDEIAALTPTFAGVSYAKLDELGSVQWPCNDGAPEGTPVMHIDGFVRGKGKFVVTEYVATDERTGPRYPLLLTTGRILSQYNVGAQTRRTENVVWHAEDRLEIHPHDAEQRGVREGDWVRLKSRAGETTLRAEITDRVAPGVVYTTFHHPDTQANVITTDYSDWATNCPEYKVTAVQVSPSNGPSDWQKAYDAQARQSRRIAPAEAAE; this is translated from the coding sequence ATGTCTCTGATCGAGGAAATCGACTACGGCACGCCGGCTTCCAAATCGAAAACGATGGTGACGCTGACCATCGACGGCAATGAGGTCACGGTGCCCGAGGGCACCTCGATCATGCGCGCCGCGATGGACGCCGGCCACCAGATCCCAAAACTCTGCGCGACCGACATGGTCGACGCGTACGGCTCTTGCCGTCTCTGCCTCGTCGAGGTCGAGGGCCGCGCCGGCACGCCCGCGTCCTGCACCACGCCGGTGATGTCCGGCCTCGTCGTGCACACCCAGACCGAGCGGCTCAAGAAGCTGCGCAAGGGCGTGATGGAGCTCTACATCTCCGACCATCCGCTCGACTGCCTCACCTGCGGCGCGAATGGCGACTGCGAATTGCAGGACATGGCCGGTGCAGTCGGCCTGCGCGACGTACGCTACGGCTATGAAGGCGAGAACCACGTCTTCGCGAAGACACCCGGCAAGTCGGACGGTCGCGCCAACGACCACTGGATGCCGAAGGACGAGTCCAACCCCTACTTCACCTACGATCCTTCCAAGTGCATCGTCTGCTCGCGCTGCGTCCGCGCCTGTGAGGAGGTACAAGGCACCTTCGCGCTGACGATCTCCGGCCGCGGCTTCGACAGCCGCGTCTCGCCGGGCATGAGCGAGAGCTTCCTCGGCTCCGAATGCGTCTCCTGCGGCGCCTGTGTGCAGGCCTGCCCGACCGCGACGCTGACCGAAAAATCCGTGATCGAGATCGGCCAGCCCGAGCACTCCGTGGTCACCACCTGCGCCTATTGCGGCGTCGGCTGCGCCTTCAAGGCCGAGATGCGCGGCGAGGAAGTGGTGCGCATGGTGCCCTACAAGGACGGCAAGGCCAATCGCGGGCATTCCTGTGTCAAGGGCCGCTTCGCCTGGGGCTACACCAACCACAAGGAACGCATCCTCAACCCGATGATCCGGGATCGGATCGAGGATCCCTGGCGCGAAGTGTCCTGGGATGAGGCGTTCTCATTTGCTGCAACCAGGATGCGCGGCATCCAGAAAACATACGGCCGCGACGCCATCGGCGGCATCACCTCATCCCGCTGCACCAACGAAGAAACCTATCTGGTGCAGAAGCTGATCCGTGCCGGGTTCGGCAACAACAATGTCGACACCTGCGCCCGCGTCTGCCACTCGCCGACAGGCTATGGCCTCTCCACCACCTTCGGCACGTCCGCCGGCACGCAGGATTTCGACTCGGTCGAAGATACCGATGTCGTCGTGATCATCGGCGCCAATCCGGCCTCCGCTCACCCGGTGTTCGCCTCGCGGCTGAAGAAGCGGCTGCGCCAGGGCGCCAAACTGATCGTGATCGATCCGCGCCGCACAGAGATGGTGGAATCGCCGCATGTGAAGGCGCTGCACCTGCCCCTGATGCCCGGCACCAACGTCGCGGTGATGACCGCGCTGGCGCATGTCATCGTCACCGAAGGCCTCGTCAACGAGACATTCGTGCGTGAACGCTGCGACTGGAGCGAGTTCGAGGAATGGGCGGCGTTTGTCGCCCAGCCCAAGAACAGCCCGGAAGCCACGGCCATCCTCACCGGCGTCAACCCGAAGGACCTGCGCGAAGCAGCTCGCACCTACGCGACCGGCGGTAACGGTGCGATCTATTACGGCCTGGGCGTCACCGAACACAGCCAAGGCTCGACTACCGTGATTGCGATCGCGAACCTCGCGATGGTCACGGGCAATATCGGCCGCCCCGGCGTCGGCGTGAACCCGCTGCGCGGCCAGAACAACGTGCAGGGCTCCTGCGACATGGGATCGTTCCCGCACGAGCTGCCCGGCTACCGTCACATCTCCGGCGATGCTGTGCGCGACCAGTTCGAGGCACTGTGGAACGTCAAGCTTAACCCCGAGCCGGGCCTGCGCATTCCCAACATGTTCGATGCCGCGGTCGAAGGCACCTTCATGGGGATCTACGTGCAGGGCGAAGACATCCTCCAGTCCGATCCGAACACCTCGCACGTCGTCGCGGCGCTGTCGGCGATGGAATGCGTCATCGTCCACGACCTCTTCTTGAACGAGACCGCGAACTACGCCCATGTCTTCCTGCCCGGCTCGAGCTTTCTCGAGAAGGATGGCACCTTCACCAACGCCGAGCGCCGCATCCAGCGCGTTCGCAAGGTGATGACGCCGAAGAACGGCATGGCCGACTGGGAGGTCACGATCGGCCTCGCCAAGGCGATCGGTTTCGAGATGAACTATAGCCACCCCTCGGAGATCATGGACGAGATCGCGGCGCTGACGCCGACCTTCGCCGGCGTCTCCTACGCCAAGCTCGACGAGCTCGGCTCGGTGCAGTGGCCCTGCAACGACGGGGCGCCCGAGGGTACGCCGGTGATGCATATCGACGGCTTCGTTCGCGGCAAGGGCAAGTTCGTCGTCACCGAGTATGTCGCGACCGACGAGCGTACCGGCCCACGTTATCCACTGCTGCTCACGACGGGCCGCATCCTCAGCCAGTACAATGTCGGCGCGCAGACGCGGCGTACCGAGAACGTGGTCTGGCACGCCGAGGATCGCCTCGAGATCCATCCCCACGATGCCGAGCAGCGCGGCGTGCGCGAGGGCGACTGGGTGCGGCTGAAGAGCCGCGCCGGCGAGACCACGCTGCGCGCCGAGATCACCGATC
- a CDS encoding formate dehydrogenase beta subunit — protein sequence MSIRLYVSRDAGALAVGADEVALALEQAAAKRGVAIDIVRTGSRGLYWLEPLVEVATPQGRIAFGPVTETDVASLLDALAGNTPHLLRLGATDEIPWLKRQTRLTFARCGVIDPRSLDDYLAHGGYKGLQQALSLGTDAILTEVTASGLRGRGGAGFPTGIKWKTVAQAKADRKFIVCNADEGDSGTFADRMIMEGDPFLVIEGMTIAGITVGATKGYIYIRSEYPHAVEAMNAAIVVARRGGYLGDKIGGSTYSFDLEVRVGAGAYVCGEETSLLESLEGRRGIVRAKPPLPAHHGLFGKPTVINNVLSFAAVPFILAEGAKAYADFGMGRSRGTMPIQLAGNIRHGGLFETAFGVTLGELVDDIGGGTLTGRPVRAVQVGGPLGAYFPRTLFDTPFDYEAFAARDGLIGHGGIVVFDDSVDMRKQARFAMEFCAVESCGKCTPCRIGSTRGVETIEKIISGERVSENLALVEDLCNTMKFGSLCALGGFTPYPVLSALKHFREDFVPAPTTLQAAE from the coding sequence TTGGTCGAGGTCGCAACGCCGCAGGGCCGGATTGCCTTCGGCCCCGTCACCGAGACCGACGTAGCGTCCCTGCTCGACGCGCTCGCCGGCAACACGCCGCACCTGTTGCGGCTCGGCGCAACCGACGAGATCCCCTGGCTGAAGCGTCAGACCCGCCTCACCTTCGCCCGCTGCGGCGTGATCGATCCGCGCTCGCTCGACGACTACCTCGCCCATGGCGGCTACAAGGGCTTGCAGCAGGCACTGTCGCTCGGCACGGATGCGATCCTCACCGAAGTCACGGCATCGGGCTTGCGCGGCCGCGGCGGCGCCGGCTTTCCGACCGGCATCAAGTGGAAGACCGTTGCGCAGGCCAAGGCCGACCGCAAGTTCATCGTCTGCAACGCCGACGAAGGCGACAGCGGCACCTTCGCCGACCGCATGATCATGGAGGGCGATCCCTTCCTGGTGATCGAAGGCATGACCATCGCCGGCATTACGGTCGGCGCGACCAAGGGCTATATCTACATCCGCAGCGAATATCCGCACGCGGTCGAGGCGATGAACGCTGCCATCGTGGTCGCCAGGCGCGGCGGCTATCTCGGCGACAAGATCGGCGGTTCAACGTACAGCTTCGATCTCGAAGTCCGCGTCGGTGCCGGCGCCTATGTCTGCGGCGAGGAAACCTCGCTGCTGGAAAGTCTCGAAGGCCGCCGCGGCATCGTGCGCGCCAAGCCGCCGCTCCCCGCGCATCACGGCCTGTTCGGCAAGCCGACCGTCATCAACAACGTGCTGTCGTTCGCCGCCGTCCCCTTCATCCTCGCCGAAGGCGCCAAGGCTTACGCGGATTTCGGCATGGGCCGCTCCCGCGGCACGATGCCGATCCAGCTCGCCGGCAACATTCGCCATGGCGGTCTGTTCGAGACCGCCTTCGGCGTGACGCTCGGCGAGCTCGTCGACGACATCGGCGGCGGCACGCTCACAGGCCGCCCGGTTCGCGCCGTGCAGGTCGGCGGGCCCTTAGGGGCCTACTTCCCCCGGACGCTGTTCGACACGCCGTTCGATTACGAGGCCTTCGCCGCGCGCGACGGCTTGATCGGCCACGGCGGCATCGTCGTGTTCGACGACAGCGTCGACATGCGCAAGCAGGCGCGCTTCGCGATGGAGTTCTGCGCGGTCGAATCCTGCGGCAAGTGCACGCCGTGCCGGATCGGCTCGACCCGTGGCGTCGAGACCATCGAAAAGATCATCAGCGGCGAACGCGTGAGCGAAAATCTCGCGCTGGTCGAAGACCTCTGCAACACCATGAAATTCGGCTCACTCTGTGCGCTCGGCGGCTTCACGCCTTACCCCGTGCTCAGTGCGTTGAAGCACTTCCGGGAGGATTTCGTCCCGGCACCGACCACGCTTCAGGCCGCGGAATAG